In one window of Pseudobythopirellula maris DNA:
- a CDS encoding RNA polymerase sigma factor: MPENVLVIEREEERLSPHESSGKHHEHELLEEVNERHYKQAPLPSSNWPLRTASPSPANSLSTTRHSDLCLIDREMIDRCVRGDIDAWQTLYDQFHSVLLRSIAAMLRGSTGEELVEEVASRVWCALAENDGALLDRYDPQRGARFITFLRLIARDELKRHFRSEGRRKQRELTVGSARPRIDCEEHHLWARLDEFLCELTPAERKFFNEVLVPEGGAEESKEDEYTKSNFWQLRHRIREKLQLHLEY, encoded by the coding sequence GTGCCAGAAAACGTGTTGGTTATCGAGCGTGAGGAAGAGCGGCTATCGCCCCATGAATCGAGCGGGAAGCACCACGAGCATGAACTGCTAGAGGAGGTCAACGAGCGTCACTACAAGCAGGCCCCCCTGCCCAGCAGCAACTGGCCGCTTCGCACCGCCAGCCCTTCCCCTGCCAACAGCCTCAGCACCACGCGGCACAGTGATTTATGCCTAATCGACCGGGAGATGATCGACCGCTGTGTCCGCGGTGACATCGACGCCTGGCAGACGCTCTACGACCAGTTTCACAGCGTTCTGCTGAGGTCGATCGCAGCGATGCTTAGGGGCAGCACGGGAGAAGAGCTTGTCGAAGAAGTCGCCTCGCGTGTCTGGTGCGCCTTGGCGGAGAACGACGGCGCGTTGCTTGATCGCTACGATCCACAGCGCGGCGCGCGGTTCATCACGTTCTTGAGACTAATCGCGCGTGACGAACTGAAGCGCCACTTCCGCTCCGAAGGGCGCCGCAAGCAGCGTGAGCTCACCGTCGGCTCCGCGCGGCCTAGGATCGATTGTGAAGAGCATCACCTGTGGGCTCGGCTCGACGAGTTCCTGTGCGAACTCACCCCCGCTGAACGCAAGTTCTTTAACGAGGTGCTCGTCCCGGAGGGGGGCGCCGAAGAGAGCAAGGAAGACGAGTACACCAAGAGCAACTTCTGGCAGCTCCGTCACAGGATCCGTGAGAAACTGCAACTGCACTTAGAGTACTAG
- a CDS encoding DUF1559 family PulG-like putative transporter, whose amino-acid sequence MRIQRRNKGLGKPSTFSESGFTLVELLVVIAIIGILVALLLPAIQAARESARRTQCVSRIRQLQLGTINYQTATGHFPPARVFPDLVDLSTGLPYSGGVGGTSYSGADPALVQLNYQSVHVRTLSYLDNAPFADAIKEIRSYNSKLEDPAAREVFTQTEGFFVCPSDPNTGPTPYTENNYRVNMGGSTPLGGSVSPTNFLSVTLKYPSGVVLDGRGNGAFDYSANGLKPGRFTDGLSKTVFWAERNKGSLSPGGLTSADIIGNRGSSASDSDVAKMLYNECLELDTAGTYSDKDLIVDIGRWVPGGSGLSGWGEFSNGWPFGTYLGTLYNHVAGPNAAHWDCADNIPDTPGEAAIVSARSSHPGVVNVCFGDGHTEAINDSIDLTVWREMGSRDSSDPPME is encoded by the coding sequence ATGCGGATTCAGAGGCGGAACAAGGGTCTAGGCAAGCCCAGCACTTTCTCCGAAAGCGGTTTTACGCTTGTCGAGCTCCTGGTGGTGATCGCGATCATCGGCATCTTGGTGGCGCTGCTGCTGCCGGCGATCCAAGCGGCGCGTGAGTCGGCGCGGCGCACTCAGTGTGTCAGCCGCATCCGTCAGCTTCAGCTTGGCACAATCAATTACCAGACGGCAACCGGTCACTTCCCACCGGCTCGGGTGTTCCCCGATCTCGTGGACCTATCGACCGGCTTGCCCTACTCCGGCGGCGTAGGAGGCACCTCCTACTCAGGAGCCGACCCGGCCCTAGTCCAACTCAACTATCAGTCAGTGCACGTGCGAACGCTGTCCTACCTCGACAACGCACCGTTCGCAGACGCGATCAAAGAAATCAGGTCCTACAATTCCAAGCTCGAAGATCCCGCTGCGAGAGAAGTATTTACGCAGACAGAAGGTTTTTTCGTCTGTCCCTCAGATCCAAACACCGGCCCCACGCCCTACACCGAGAATAACTATCGTGTGAACATGGGCGGCTCGACCCCGTTGGGCGGGTCCGTCTCGCCGACAAATTTTCTCAGTGTGACGCTGAAATACCCCTCGGGAGTCGTTTTAGACGGTCGCGGCAACGGGGCGTTTGACTACAGCGCCAATGGCCTCAAGCCCGGACGCTTCACGGACGGGCTTTCCAAAACGGTATTTTGGGCCGAAAGAAACAAGGGAAGCTTATCACCAGGTGGCTTGACCTCAGCCGACATCATTGGCAACCGTGGCTCGAGCGCTAGCGACTCGGATGTGGCGAAGATGCTCTACAACGAATGCTTGGAACTCGACACGGCTGGGACCTACAGCGACAAGGACCTGATCGTCGACATCGGCCGTTGGGTGCCCGGCGGCTCGGGATTGAGCGGTTGGGGAGAATTCTCCAACGGGTGGCCTTTCGGCACCTACCTGGGGACGCTCTACAATCACGTTGCGGGCCCCAACGCGGCGCATTGGGATTGTGCGGACAACATCCCCGACACACCGGGAGAAGCCGCGATCGTGTCGGCTAGGAGCTCGCACCCGGGCGTCGTGAACGTGTGCTTCGGCGACGGGCACACCGAGGCGATCAACGACAGCATCGATCTGACAGTCTGGCGAGAAATGGGTTCTCGTGACAGCTCGGATCCCCCCATGGAGTAA